The Candidatus Omnitrophota bacterium genome includes a window with the following:
- the gspG gene encoding type II secretion system major pseudopilin GspG, which translates to MQTGRNREAFTLVELLLVVTIIGILAGAVLVNFSGRADEAKKTRAATDIATLGTALSMYDLTIGGFPTSEQGLKALVENPGVEGWKKPFLQRKIINDPWGSEYKYVYPGSKGIEYDLFSLGPDKQEGTEDDIGNWDKEE; encoded by the coding sequence ATGCAAACTGGACGAAATCGTGAAGCGTTTACCTTGGTGGAATTGCTGCTGGTGGTTACGATCATCGGGATCCTGGCGGGGGCGGTTTTAGTCAATTTCAGCGGCAGGGCCGATGAAGCGAAGAAGACGCGCGCCGCAACCGATATCGCTACGCTGGGCACCGCTTTAAGCATGTACGACCTGACCATCGGCGGCTTTCCCACGTCGGAACAGGGCTTGAAAGCGCTTGTGGAAAATCCCGGCGTCGAGGGTTGGAAAAAGCCTTTCCTGCAACGGAAGATCATCAATGATCCGTGGGGCAGCGAATACAAATACGTTTATCCCGGCTCCAAAGGCATCGAGTACGATCTCTTCTCTCTCGGTCCCGACAAACAGGAAGGGACGGAAGACGATATCGGCAATTGGGATAAAGAAGAATAA
- a CDS encoding ATPase, T2SS/T4P/T4SS family, with protein MKSSQNVIGRRYGELLRSLRVIESEDVNRAVAIQEKTGKNFDTILIEGGMAQEQQILETLSSYLGVETVDVPNLKLKPEILSQVPIRFVHRYNILPVERKGDTLRIAIADPLNFHALDDLRLLLKCNIEPLLAPSEDIRAAIKTYYGIGADTVDGLLEEDGKEEEESLEKSNIEELSEDASIIRFVNQIMTEAVADRATDIHFEPFEDELRIRYRIDGLLYEAAIPPTIRRYQAAVISRIKIMADMNIAEKRLPQDGRINIKSGNVEFDLRVSTVPTPYGESIVIRILNRDSTIFDLKQLGFDDYSLNRFHNLITKPHGIILVTGPTGSGKTTTLYATLAKLNKMDVKILTIEEPIEYHLRGIIQVQVNSKIGLKFANVLRAFLRQDPDIILVGETRDHETAEIAIQAALTGHLVFTTLHTNDAPGAITRLVDMGVEPYLVSSSAIGVVAQRLMRRICPECKETYEPEHDLLRGLGLTAPEYAGKQYYRGRGCEYCKFLGYRGRSAIYEIMNMTEELRELTVQRVPASHIKQQALKDGMKTLRMAALEKVHDGESTLEELVRVTQEW; from the coding sequence ATGAAGAGCAGTCAAAATGTGATCGGAAGACGGTATGGCGAATTGCTGCGGTCTCTGCGGGTGATCGAATCGGAGGACGTCAACCGCGCCGTCGCCATCCAAGAGAAGACGGGCAAGAATTTTGATACCATCCTGATCGAAGGCGGAATGGCTCAGGAGCAGCAAATCCTGGAAACGCTTTCCAGTTATCTGGGCGTGGAAACCGTCGACGTTCCCAACCTGAAACTGAAGCCGGAGATTCTCAGCCAGGTTCCTATACGATTCGTGCACCGCTACAACATTCTGCCCGTCGAACGCAAGGGCGATACGCTGCGGATCGCCATCGCCGACCCCCTCAATTTTCACGCTCTCGACGACCTGCGTCTTTTGCTGAAATGCAACATCGAGCCGCTGCTCGCGCCCAGCGAAGACATCCGGGCGGCCATCAAAACCTATTATGGAATCGGCGCGGATACGGTGGACGGCCTCTTGGAAGAGGACGGGAAGGAAGAGGAAGAATCGCTGGAAAAATCCAACATCGAGGAACTGAGCGAGGACGCCTCCATCATCCGCTTCGTCAACCAAATCATGACGGAAGCCGTAGCCGACCGCGCCACGGATATTCACTTCGAACCTTTCGAGGACGAACTGCGCATCCGTTACCGCATCGACGGGCTGCTTTATGAAGCGGCTATACCGCCCACTATCCGGCGCTATCAAGCGGCGGTTATCTCCCGCATCAAGATCATGGCGGATATGAACATCGCCGAGAAGCGGCTGCCGCAGGACGGGCGCATCAACATCAAAAGCGGCAACGTGGAGTTCGATCTGCGCGTTTCCACCGTTCCCACTCCCTACGGCGAAAGCATCGTCATCCGCATTCTTAACCGCGACAGCACCATCTTCGACTTAAAGCAATTGGGATTCGACGATTATTCCTTGAATCGATTCCACAATCTCATCACCAAGCCGCACGGGATTATTCTCGTTACCGGTCCGACGGGAAGCGGCAAGACGACCACGCTGTACGCCACGCTGGCCAAATTGAACAAGATGGACGTGAAAATCCTCACCATCGAGGAGCCGATCGAATATCATTTGCGAGGCATTATTCAGGTTCAGGTCAATTCCAAAATCGGCTTGAAATTCGCCAACGTGCTGCGCGCTTTTCTGCGGCAGGACCCGGACATAATTCTCGTAGGCGAAACGCGCGACCATGAAACCGCCGAGATCGCCATCCAGGCCGCTTTGACGGGGCATTTGGTTTTCACTACGCTGCACACGAACGACGCGCCGGGCGCCATCACGCGCTTGGTCGATATGGGAGTGGAGCCGTATCTCGTTTCTTCCTCCGCCATCGGGGTAGTGGCTCAACGCTTGATGCGGCGAATTTGTCCGGAATGCAAAGAGACGTACGAACCGGAGCACGATCTATTGCGCGGCTTGGGACTGACGGCGCCCGAATACGCCGGCAAACAATATTACCGGGGGCGAGGATGCGAATATTGCAAATTCCTGGGATACCGGGGTCGTTCGGCGATCTATGAAATTATGAATATGACGGAAGAACTGCGGGAATTGACCGTACAACGGGTTCCCGCCAGTCATATCAAGCAGCAGGCGTTGAAGGATGGAATGAAGACTCTGCGAATGGCGGCGCTGGAAAAGGTTCACGATGGAGAATCGACGCTGGAAGAGTTAGTTCGCGTAACTCAGGAATGGTAA
- the tnpA gene encoding IS200/IS605 family transposase — protein MSHSFVSQHIHCVFSTKNREPWITPNIRDNLYQFIGGIANKYKFKIIAVGGIDNHIHILLSLSSDISLSKAAQLIKGGSTYWIHKTYPEKSYFTWQDGYGAFSIGISQIKKTKEYIANQEYHHRTQTFQEEFIQFLKKHGIQYNENNG, from the coding sequence ATGTCCCATAGTTTCGTAAGCCAACATATCCATTGCGTTTTCAGCACCAAAAACCGGGAACCTTGGATTACGCCGAATATTCGCGATAATCTATATCAATTTATTGGAGGCATCGCGAATAAGTATAAATTCAAGATTATTGCGGTAGGCGGAATCGATAATCACATTCATATTCTCCTATCCCTGTCTTCCGATATATCGTTATCCAAAGCGGCGCAACTGATTAAAGGAGGATCAACTTATTGGATTCACAAGACTTATCCGGAAAAAAGTTATTTTACATGGCAGGACGGTTATGGGGCATTCAGCATTGGGATTTCACAAATTAAGAAAACTAAGGAATATATTGCCAATCAAGAATATCATCATCGAACGCAGACTTTTCAAGAGGAATTTATTCAATTTCTTAAAAAACATGGAATACAATATAATGAGAACAATGGATGA
- the pilM gene encoding pilus assembly protein PilM: MARARSKPNIKAKKKKAGRGKRFATGVDIGSYSVKIVTLAGDDAGTLEIGKITVVPLKAPDGSEYPEEKLIRQRDALKEAVKKHGKMRGRIVLGFPRELATVRYLNLPSSNREELKEMLLYDVERHVPFSVDDVEISFQIIEQLGEHESRLMMVCVPQKEIDPYVEMCTQLGVDIDAIDLDILGVCAVYQRSLKPEETAAVLDFGRSSVKLGIVRNGTLLFSRSMPVTERSLLEGFAGAKGWRDLQGRVTAMGALHPAEREHFAQWVERLGVELFRSISAFASDNGGVKVERMILCGGAGYFPAGPPRGLSLKVKTNAAVEIPLNGDLPANDQYRGSELAASLGLAIRGLEPFSKGLNLLPEDFVQERIQKQKSNFRKNTAIIVFMIFTLLGAAGYLKWHEKYTDYRTVENYYVTLAKDTTKLNQMRSKIKTVEEYLDKDQSCVIVIQDILELLKNKRVYINNITFSKRKSLEINGQVLTENDLQAFLIPMEKKPYITKINHTTTRKVLDLGAMKNFEVMEFSMSCTLNWEKKGGAKQ, translated from the coding sequence ATGGCAAGGGCGCGCAGCAAACCCAACATCAAAGCCAAAAAGAAGAAAGCCGGACGCGGCAAACGCTTCGCCACGGGAGTGGATATCGGCTCCTATTCAGTGAAGATTGTTACGCTGGCGGGAGACGACGCCGGAACGCTGGAAATCGGCAAAATCACCGTCGTTCCCCTCAAAGCGCCGGATGGATCGGAATATCCTGAGGAGAAACTCATCCGGCAGCGGGACGCCCTGAAGGAAGCCGTAAAAAAACACGGCAAAATGCGGGGGCGCATCGTATTGGGTTTTCCCCGAGAATTGGCTACCGTCCGCTATTTGAATTTACCCTCCTCCAATCGGGAGGAATTGAAAGAGATGCTGCTTTACGATGTGGAGCGGCATGTTCCCTTTTCCGTAGACGATGTCGAAATCTCTTTTCAAATCATCGAACAACTGGGAGAGCACGAATCGCGCTTGATGATGGTTTGCGTTCCGCAAAAGGAGATCGATCCTTACGTGGAGATGTGTACGCAATTGGGCGTGGATATCGACGCCATCGACTTGGATATATTGGGCGTCTGCGCCGTTTACCAGCGTTCCCTGAAGCCGGAAGAGACGGCGGCGGTTCTCGATTTTGGCCGCTCATCCGTGAAGTTGGGCATCGTGCGCAACGGGACGCTCCTTTTCAGCCGCAGCATGCCCGTCACCGAGCGCAGCCTGCTGGAAGGCTTTGCAGGCGCCAAGGGCTGGCGCGATTTGCAGGGCAGAGTAACGGCGATGGGCGCGTTGCATCCGGCGGAGCGGGAGCATTTCGCTCAGTGGGTGGAACGGCTGGGTGTGGAGCTGTTCCGCTCCATCAGCGCTTTCGCCAGCGATAACGGAGGCGTGAAGGTCGAGCGGATGATTCTCTGCGGCGGGGCGGGTTATTTTCCGGCGGGTCCGCCGCGGGGGTTGAGTTTGAAGGTCAAAACCAACGCCGCCGTTGAAATTCCGCTCAACGGCGACTTGCCCGCGAACGATCAATACCGGGGTTCGGAACTGGCCGCTTCGTTGGGTTTGGCGATCCGAGGTTTGGAGCCTTTCAGCAAGGGCTTGAATCTGTTGCCGGAGGATTTCGTCCAGGAGCGGATTCAGAAACAGAAATCGAACTTTCGCAAGAATACGGCGATCATCGTTTTCATGATCTTCACGCTTTTGGGCGCCGCCGGGTATTTGAAATGGCACGAAAAATATACGGACTACCGGACCGTCGAGAATTATTACGTTACGCTCGCTAAAGATACAACCAAGCTGAACCAGATGCGGTCGAAAATCAAAACGGTGGAAGAATACTTGGATAAGGATCAATCCTGCGTCATCGTCATCCAGGATATTCTCGAACTTCTTAAAAACAAAAGAGTCTATATCAACAACATTACTTTCAGCAAACGAAAATCATTGGAAATTAATGGGCAAGTGCTTACGGAAAACGATTTGCAAGCCTTCTTGATCCCTATGGAAAAAAAGCCTTATATCACCAAAATCAATCACACCACCACGCGAAAAGTACTCGATCTAGGGGCGATGAAGAATTTCGAAGTGATGGAATTCAGTATGTCTTGCACTCTGAATTGGGAGAAGAAAGGGGGAGCGAAACAATGA
- a CDS encoding secretin N-terminal domain-containing protein — MRIQYPTIQRALFILAAAVFAGAAAFGQIQPPGPAPVNINAPAPQGAVPGGPGGAPGGPGAAPAGAGAGGEASLDVRIGQVLARNNNLSDLLQFVGAQANLQIVLDQGIQNKVTISLENPTVREFLETVLPANGLDYVVLENGAVRVGKEDVIRALKAPQVELVKKTFSTRYKDVAEIQAALESLRSPDGSIIVDPDSQQIIVEDIPQVLEDMQQLIDRLDVETETRVFTIKYANAQEIADQLVGVINTVEGELFVDYRNNQIIITDTPERLDRAQAIIEQLDSELTIRVIPLSFALPEDVMPLVEGLLTENGYVDFDPRTSRLIIQDIPSIVDQAIRLIKEIDIAPQMIYIESDIVQINQDRSFTLGTSAAFGKDIGAGANPSSPSTSGATAFFSFNPFLTTSGTGLTLMDVQQGSYRFQIDAMVEKKLAEVIASPRLLIQDAGMGSFVLGSQEPFSVRQQGYGGGYGGYSSGYGGDYFTQQFREVGTTMNLEVYASESGYVEMYIDMEDTRSRRVQLSNLGDGLAVDGSFITTNVTVKSGRTVVLGGIINRSKSDSHSGIPIISSIPIVGNLFKNKSSSSTKQKLLIFITPTIVNIDDPYDFAMVDNLQHIQDLQQRGATKFIETTVDEKFLDWSNEDKNEQEAVQEALQKGGEKSVSTASQSKTQNGKRVGSKTKTTKEKAPPAKEQMENGIIRTYSDKSSNR; from the coding sequence TTGCGCATCCAATATCCAACGATTCAGAGAGCCTTGTTCATCCTCGCAGCGGCGGTTTTCGCAGGCGCAGCCGCCTTTGGACAGATTCAACCCCCAGGCCCGGCGCCTGTCAACATCAACGCTCCAGCCCCCCAAGGAGCGGTTCCGGGCGGACCGGGAGGCGCTCCAGGCGGACCGGGAGCGGCGCCAGCGGGCGCGGGCGCCGGAGGCGAAGCGAGTCTGGATGTTAGAATTGGACAAGTATTGGCGCGAAACAACAATCTAAGCGACCTATTGCAATTCGTCGGCGCCCAGGCGAATCTGCAAATCGTGCTGGATCAGGGCATCCAAAACAAAGTAACCATAAGCCTGGAAAACCCGACAGTGCGCGAATTTTTGGAAACCGTGCTGCCCGCCAATGGGCTTGACTACGTCGTTTTGGAAAACGGAGCGGTGCGCGTAGGGAAAGAGGATGTGATCCGGGCGTTGAAAGCGCCGCAAGTGGAACTGGTGAAAAAAACCTTTTCCACGCGGTATAAAGACGTCGCCGAGATTCAAGCCGCCTTGGAAAGCCTGCGCAGCCCGGACGGCAGCATCATCGTCGATCCCGATTCGCAGCAAATCATCGTAGAAGACATTCCCCAAGTGTTGGAAGATATGCAGCAACTCATCGATCGCCTGGACGTAGAGACGGAGACGCGCGTCTTTACTATCAAGTACGCCAACGCCCAGGAAATCGCCGATCAGTTGGTTGGCGTCATCAACACCGTCGAGGGCGAATTGTTCGTGGATTACCGCAACAACCAGATCATCATTACGGATACGCCCGAACGCCTGGACCGGGCGCAGGCCATCATCGAGCAATTGGATTCGGAATTGACCATCCGCGTCATTCCCCTTTCTTTCGCGCTGCCTGAAGACGTCATGCCGCTGGTGGAAGGCCTGTTGACGGAAAACGGCTACGTGGATTTCGATCCGCGCACTTCGCGATTGATCATTCAGGACATCCCTTCCATCGTCGATCAAGCCATCCGTCTGATTAAAGAAATCGACATTGCGCCGCAAATGATCTATATCGAGTCGGATATCGTACAAATCAACCAAGATCGCTCGTTTACGCTGGGAACGTCTGCGGCGTTCGGCAAGGATATCGGCGCAGGGGCGAATCCCTCCTCGCCGTCCACATCGGGCGCAACGGCATTCTTTTCCTTCAATCCGTTTCTTACCACATCCGGAACCGGCTTGACCCTCATGGACGTTCAGCAAGGCAGTTACCGTTTCCAGATCGATGCGATGGTGGAAAAAAAGTTAGCGGAAGTGATTGCCAGCCCCCGCCTCTTGATTCAGGATGCTGGGATGGGATCGTTCGTGCTTGGCTCGCAGGAGCCTTTTTCCGTTCGTCAGCAGGGGTATGGCGGAGGGTATGGCGGATACAGCAGCGGTTATGGCGGCGATTATTTTACACAGCAGTTCCGCGAAGTAGGAACCACCATGAATTTGGAGGTCTACGCTTCGGAATCGGGTTACGTAGAGATGTATATCGATATGGAAGACACGCGCAGCCGCCGGGTGCAACTATCCAACCTAGGCGACGGGTTGGCTGTTGACGGATCGTTCATCACGACGAACGTTACCGTAAAAAGCGGACGTACGGTGGTGCTCGGCGGAATCATCAATCGCAGTAAAAGCGATAGCCATTCCGGCATACCGATTATCAGCAGCATACCCATCGTCGGCAATCTCTTTAAAAACAAAAGTTCGTCCAGCACAAAGCAAAAATTATTGATTTTCATCACGCCTACGATCGTGAATATCGACGATCCTTACGACTTCGCCATGGTGGATAACTTGCAGCATATTCAAGATCTCCAGCAGCGGGGCGCGACTAAGTTCATCGAGACTACGGTGGATGAGAAGTTCCTGGATTGGAGCAATGAAGACAAGAACGAACAGGAAGCCGTCCAGGAAGCCTTGCAAAAAGGCGGTGAAAAAAGCGTCTCCACGGCGAGCCAATCGAAAACGCAGAATGGGAAGCGAGTCGGCAGCAAGACTAAAACAACGAAAGAAAAAGCGCCCCCTGCAAAAGAACAAATGGAAAATGGGATTATCCGGACGTATTCCGATAAATCGTCCAATCGATAA
- a CDS encoding prepilin-type N-terminal cleavage/methylation domain-containing protein: MKEKRRRQEAFTLIELMLAMAIAALVMGSVFSAMQAGLNAYKQGQESMELYQSARIGLRKVSEELRFALSANAFWRPVDDYKDERFNDFLQRKAMNNAAFVAERDPGAIRFQGDSHSVLFVRKVYQLGLKPPFDLQECRIYAAADGRLMLEIVRSLLEIKQASWFFQYVFSANLSGQVISDGGRPLRFREITNPEEIPLLNFIGNRGVKNQASAICEGVKSISFRYTDGERWENSWDSQQVVTNYRVSNQSPNFNPDKDVMMREKGPPAIVEILLELENRDILSTTTDIPSGTMQGGMLIDSRPPAPAANPAAQPPKSPTNETPSAAPRS, encoded by the coding sequence ATGAAGGAAAAACGCCGGCGTCAAGAGGCTTTCACGTTGATTGAACTCATGCTGGCCATGGCCATCGCAGCGCTGGTGATGGGCAGCGTGTTTTCGGCCATGCAGGCGGGCTTGAACGCCTACAAGCAAGGCCAGGAATCGATGGAGCTGTATCAATCGGCGCGGATCGGACTGCGCAAGGTTTCGGAAGAATTGCGTTTCGCCTTGTCCGCCAACGCCTTTTGGCGCCCGGTCGACGATTACAAAGACGAGCGCTTCAACGATTTTTTGCAGAGAAAAGCGATGAATAACGCCGCCTTCGTCGCCGAAAGGGATCCGGGAGCCATCCGGTTTCAAGGAGACAGCCATTCGGTTCTCTTCGTACGCAAGGTCTATCAGCTGGGATTGAAGCCGCCTTTCGATTTGCAGGAGTGCCGCATCTACGCCGCCGCCGATGGACGGCTGATGCTGGAGATCGTTCGATCGCTGCTGGAGATCAAGCAGGCGTCGTGGTTTTTCCAGTACGTATTCAGCGCCAATTTATCCGGCCAGGTCATTTCCGATGGCGGCCGTCCTCTTCGTTTTCGGGAAATAACGAATCCGGAAGAGATTCCTTTATTGAACTTCATTGGAAATCGGGGCGTAAAAAATCAAGCCAGCGCGATATGCGAAGGCGTGAAATCCATTTCGTTCCGTTATACGGATGGCGAGAGATGGGAAAACTCCTGGGATTCGCAGCAAGTCGTTACGAATTACCGCGTTTCGAACCAAAGCCCCAATTTCAATCCCGATAAAGACGTCATGATGCGGGAAAAAGGGCCGCCGGCGATCGTGGAAATCCTTTTGGAGTTGGAAAACCGGGATATACTCAGCACGACGACGGATATTCCGTCGGGAACCATGCAAGGCGGGATGTTAATCGATTCCCGTCCGCCCGCCCCGGCGGCGAACCCAGCGGCGCAGCCGCCGAAATCCCCAACGAATGAAACGCCGTCCGCTGCGCCGAGGAGTTAA
- a CDS encoding type II secretion system protein yields MVNILFYYVCKNLNSLWITRAVSSETRRKAFVMLEVLMAMTILSIAGTVLMRSLLNSVEASKVVRDTTKAIYLTQGKLHEFELKYSGKAEPPLGEFRGTYTEPGASKFQWKAYVELDRMREAYVITVSTTWGDEGGGARYRRSRRNQESEQFMLKSMVWRARYNEDLVFGIQPRTREANASRNTQRKGRR; encoded by the coding sequence ATGGTAAACATACTTTTTTATTACGTTTGCAAGAACCTCAATAGTCTTTGGATAACGCGCGCCGTATCCAGCGAGACGCGCCGGAAGGCGTTCGTCATGTTGGAAGTGCTTATGGCCATGACGATTCTCTCCATTGCGGGAACCGTCTTGATGCGTTCGCTGCTCAATTCCGTCGAAGCGTCGAAAGTGGTGCGGGATACGACCAAGGCGATCTATCTCACCCAAGGCAAATTGCACGAATTTGAGTTGAAATATTCCGGGAAAGCGGAGCCGCCATTGGGCGAGTTTCGCGGAACCTATACGGAGCCGGGCGCTTCCAAGTTTCAATGGAAAGCGTATGTCGAACTGGATCGGATGCGGGAGGCCTATGTGATTACGGTATCGACGACATGGGGGGACGAGGGGGGTGGAGCGCGTTACCGCCGTTCCCGCCGCAACCAGGAATCGGAGCAATTCATGCTGAAGTCGATGGTTTGGAGAGCGCGCTACAACGAAGACCTGGTATTCGGCATTCAACCAAGGACGCGGGAAGCGAATGCGTCGCGAAATACGCAAAGGAAGGGCCGGAGATGA
- a CDS encoding gamma-glutamylcyclotransferase family protein, producing MEEYFYFAYGIHMDPRELAKLSIRVRSYTPCVLDGYRLAFNVLFDELFRFERCGLANIVPDAGCRVEGALYRINEEELAKLDEEAGVSSLKYYRKQVRVNCGGETVLALTYAAWPDVTAQGLLPSGDYLKRVISAVRRNKVSRDFRVWLESHPTVR from the coding sequence ATGGAGGAGTATTTTTATTTCGCTTACGGCATCCATATGGATCCCCGCGAATTGGCCAAATTGTCGATTCGCGTCCGTTCCTATACGCCTTGCGTATTGGATGGCTACCGTCTTGCCTTCAATGTTTTGTTCGACGAATTATTCCGTTTCGAACGCTGTGGATTGGCCAATATCGTGCCTGACGCAGGCTGCCGAGTGGAAGGGGCGCTGTATCGAATCAACGAAGAGGAATTGGCGAAGTTGGATGAAGAAGCAGGAGTCTCTTCTTTGAAATATTACCGCAAGCAAGTGCGGGTGAATTGCGGCGGCGAAACCGTTTTGGCGTTGACCTACGCCGCCTGGCCCGATGTTACCGCTCAGGGACTATTGCCCAGCGGAGACTATTTGAAGCGCGTGATCTCGGCGGTTCGGCGGAATAAGGTTTCCCGCGATTTTCGCGTCTGGCTGGAAAGCCACCCCACCGTCCGTTGA
- a CDS encoding type II toxin-antitoxin system HicB family antitoxin, whose protein sequence is MKEHRYTVLFEPMKEGGFNVVVPSIPEICTFGETLPEARAMAEDAIRCLLESAIERGEEIPIEQTA, encoded by the coding sequence ATGAAAGAGCATCGCTATACGGTTTTATTCGAACCGATGAAGGAGGGAGGATTCAACGTCGTCGTTCCCTCGATTCCGGAAATCTGTACTTTTGGCGAAACATTGCCGGAGGCTCGCGCCATGGCGGAAGACGCCATCCGCTGCTTACTAGAAAGCGCCATTGAGCGAGGCGAAGAAATACCGATAGAACAGACAGCGTAA
- a CDS encoding prepilin-type N-terminal cleavage/methylation domain-containing protein produces the protein MRAKSRDNSGFTLIEITLVVLIMAIMTAVGLPNFRELYERSDMKAAAAEFLGALRYAQQRSAMERMPIRIVIDVDKQTYWVPVEQEKERRHYKTRRSQRRTNPRAENSRRRKPKEIKEVHGILPKGYIFEFVYKVAADREIRRGEGEFFFYPDGSADAAYFTLLRVAKKRDDERRVFLKISPASGVIKSLEGTTLDEGSDFYRGYYDGYET, from the coding sequence ATGCGCGCCAAATCAAGGGATAATTCCGGTTTTACGCTGATTGAAATCACGCTGGTCGTGTTGATTATGGCCATCATGACCGCCGTAGGGCTTCCCAATTTCCGGGAGTTGTACGAGCGGTCGGACATGAAGGCGGCGGCGGCGGAATTCCTAGGCGCGCTGCGGTATGCGCAGCAACGGTCGGCGATGGAGCGGATGCCCATTCGGATCGTAATCGATGTAGACAAACAAACGTATTGGGTTCCCGTAGAGCAAGAGAAAGAGCGGCGCCATTACAAAACCCGGCGCAGCCAACGCCGGACGAATCCGAGAGCGGAAAACAGCCGCCGGAGAAAACCCAAGGAAATAAAAGAGGTTCATGGCATTCTTCCGAAAGGCTATATCTTCGAATTCGTCTATAAAGTGGCGGCGGACCGCGAAATCCGCCGAGGCGAAGGGGAATTCTTCTTCTATCCCGACGGCTCCGCCGATGCGGCCTATTTCACCCTCCTGCGCGTGGCGAAGAAGCGGGACGACGAACGGCGGGTCTTTTTGAAAATCTCTCCAGCCAGCGGAGTTATTAAAAGTCTGGAGGGAACGACGCTGGACGAAGGTTCCGATTTTTACCGGGGCTATTATGACGGCTACGAAACCTGA
- the gspF gene encoding type II secretion system inner membrane protein GspF, with protein MRYQYKAKKLTGEVIEGVLEADNQKLVINKLQKMQVFPISVRQLGAGRGMNADVSFHALRRISGRDVTTFSREISDLLKAGLPLVRCLDVIAQQTPNPRFIQVIKSVNSDVSGGTALADALAKHPKIFNPLYSSMVRAGELGGMLDSVMDRLAAFMEAEQETRSKIIAALTYPAFMVVVCIGVITVLFTVVVPNFMVMFEESDIDLPVSTQMLLNVSTFFSSYWWVFFLVAGMVIFLFRKYLKTDAGRLQFDRFKLNLPLLGDMIRKREIAKFARTLGTLLANGVTILKALAITEQVITNKILKNEIDKFADNIKEGEKLSTRMEESDIFPPVAVNMVAVGEETGNLETTLQRVADTFESETDRLIKTLTSIIEPVMIVVMAVVVGFIVFAMIMPIFTISQSM; from the coding sequence ATGCGATACCAATACAAAGCGAAAAAACTGACCGGCGAAGTGATTGAAGGCGTCTTGGAGGCCGACAATCAAAAACTTGTTATCAACAAGTTGCAGAAAATGCAGGTTTTTCCCATCTCCGTCAGGCAATTGGGAGCGGGGAGGGGGATGAATGCGGATGTTTCTTTCCATGCGCTGCGCCGGATTTCGGGACGGGACGTTACGACTTTCAGCCGCGAAATAAGCGATTTGCTGAAGGCGGGACTGCCGCTTGTGCGCTGCCTGGACGTTATCGCGCAGCAGACGCCGAATCCCCGGTTCATCCAAGTTATTAAGAGCGTGAACAGCGACGTATCCGGCGGAACGGCGTTGGCCGACGCGCTCGCCAAGCATCCCAAAATCTTCAATCCCCTCTATAGCAGCATGGTGCGCGCGGGCGAGTTGGGCGGAATGCTGGACAGCGTCATGGACCGGCTGGCGGCGTTCATGGAAGCGGAGCAGGAAACGCGGAGCAAGATCATCGCAGCGTTGACCTATCCGGCTTTTATGGTGGTGGTTTGCATCGGCGTCATCACCGTTCTGTTTACCGTCGTAGTTCCCAATTTCATGGTGATGTTTGAGGAATCGGACATCGATTTGCCCGTCTCCACGCAGATGCTTTTAAATGTCAGTACTTTCTTCAGCTCCTATTGGTGGGTATTTTTTCTCGTTGCAGGGATGGTTATCTTTCTTTTTCGGAAGTATTTGAAGACGGACGCGGGGCGGTTGCAGTTCGACCGTTTTAAATTGAATCTGCCGCTGCTGGGGGATATGATCCGCAAGCGAGAAATCGCCAAGTTCGCTCGCACGTTGGGAACGCTGCTGGCCAATGGCGTAACCATTCTCAAAGCGTTAGCGATTACGGAGCAGGTGATTACCAATAAGATTCTCAAAAATGAAATCGACAAATTCGCCGACAACATCAAGGAAGGGGAAAAATTGTCTACGCGCATGGAAGAGAGCGATATTTTTCCTCCCGTGGCCGTAAACATGGTGGCCGTAGGCGAAGAGACGGGAAATCTGGAAACGACGTTGCAGCGGGTGGCCGACACGTTCGAATCGGAGACGGATCGGTTGATAAAAACGCTCACGTCCATCATCGAACCGGTGATGATCGTCGTGATGGCGGTGGTAGTCGGATTCATCGTGTTTGCGATGATTATGCCGATCTTCACCATTAGCCAAAGCATGTAA